In one Rutidosis leptorrhynchoides isolate AG116_Rl617_1_P2 chromosome 8, CSIRO_AGI_Rlap_v1, whole genome shotgun sequence genomic region, the following are encoded:
- the LOC139864301 gene encoding uncharacterized protein, whose product MATPEYLGIQCYINGLPNEVRRDFILVNPSTIQEAACMVVNDTLIDIYITLNVYLMKRFRAFNCIRSIMKNTRKITCFFSKRTSDNPTTEQESKRYKASTSAPEHEQNQPDTEPNVSELPKLNTTDFDITSTERDQGKRTQMWEYPANLREQIRLRYLNLGPLQVNLNKYPYNRKHDRRFRFAWFSLFPNWLEYSIKDSAYCFLCYLFNDKPNVRHGYDAFTVTGFGNWKKVNDGNNCAFLRHIRSSQHRYAVASSEDKEGVIRERFLNLVHVYDTCSLTLKTNLWNQLLHYQFDTQKIRGQGYDGASNMRGEWNGLQALIANDCPYAYYVHCFAHRLQLALVASSKEVIPVHKFLTKLTSIINVVCASSKRHDELQKSKADEIKCLLELGEIKYGKGKNQVGTMRRASDTRWGSHFKAVCSLIDMYDATFTVLRSIIKYGCSPQRGDADATYDYMKSFEFVLILHLIKEIMGMTDTLSQALQKKSQDIGNAIELFSATKENLNNFRNSGWNYFLEQVITFSEKHQVDIPDFKALYKSTRYRPREHDNQVSVEHYYKVDIFICTLDKQLHEMENRFNNDAMGLITLTSALVPKRILEACDINQICHLVKKYYPLDFTEQERIRLRYQLELFDIELSKNSKLHVTTTIAELCKTLVETRKCEMSDEFLADNLVVNIERDIAERYDS is encoded by the exons atggctactcccgagtatctaggaaTCCAATGCTACATTAATGGGTTGCCTAATGAAGTCCGAAGAGATTTTATCTTGGTGAACCCGAGCACCATACAAGAAGCtgcttgcatg GTGGTTAATGATACattgattgatatttacattacatTGAATGTGTATTTGATGAAAAGGTTTAGGGCATTTAATTGCATCAG GAGTATCATGAAAAATACAAGAAAGATTACTTGCTTTTTTTCTAAGAGAACTAGTGATAATCCAACAACAGAGCAAGAAAGTAAACGTTATAAAGCTTCAACGAGTGCGCCAGAACATGAACAAAATCAACCAGACACGGAACCAAATGTTTCTGAACTTCCAAAGTTGAATACAACTGATTTCGATATTACTTCTACGGAAAGAGACCAGGGGAAGCGAACACAAATGTGGGAGTATCCAGCTAATTTGAGGGAACAAATAAGACTACGGTATTTAAATTTGGGACCTTTGCAAGTGAATCTAAATAAGTACCCTTATAATAGGAAACACGATCGTAGATTTCGGTTCGCGTGGTTTAGCTTATTCCCTAACTGGTTAGAATACTCTATAAAAGATTCTGCATATTGCTTTCTCTGTTACTTGTTTAATGACAAACCTAATGTACGTCATGGGTATGATGCATTTACTGTTACGGGATTTGGTAATTGGAAAAAAGTGAATGATGGAAATAATTGTGCTTTTCTTAGACATATTAGAAGTTCACAACATAGATATGCAGTGGCATCGAGTGAAG ATAAAGAAGGGGTGATAAGAGAAAGGTTCTTAAATTTGGTACATGTTTATGATACTTGTTCATTAACCCTTAAAACAAATTTGTGGAATCAACTCTTACATTATCAGTTTGACACTCAAAAAATTCGTGGACAGGGTTACGATGGTGCTAGTAACATGAGAGGAGAATGGAATGGTTTACAAGCACTTATCGCTAACGATTGTCCTTATGCATATTATGTTCATTGTTTTGCACATAGATTACAACTGGCCTTAGTTGCTTCTTCAAAAGAAGTTATTCCGGTCCACAAATTTCTCACAAAGTTGACATCCATTATTAATGTTGTTTGTGCTTCAAGTAAGCGTCATGACGAGTTACAAAAATCTAAGGCGGATGAAATCAAATGTTTGTTGGAACTCGGTGAAATCAAATATGGCAAAGGAAAAAATCAAGTTGGAACGATGAGACGGGCTAGTGACACACGTTGGGGTTCTCATTTCAAAGCAGTTTGTAGCTTGATTGACATGTATGATGCTACATTTACAGTTCTACGGAGTATAATCAAATATGGATGTTCTCCACAACGCGGTGATGCTGATGCAACTTACGATTATATGAAATCGTTTGAGTTTGTGCTTATACTACACTTGATAAAGGAAATAATGGGGATGACAGATACATTATCTCAGGCTTTGCAAAAAAAATCTCAAGACATTGGCAATGCTATCGAGCTTTTTTCAGCTACAAAGGAAAATCTTAACAACTTCCGAAATTCTGGATGGAATTACTTTCTTGAACAAGTTATCACATTCTCGGAAAAACATCAAGTGGATATACCTGATTTTAAGGCATTATATAAGTCTACCCGATATCGCCCTCGTGAACACGATAACCAAGTGAGTGTTGAGCATTACTATAAGGTTGATATATTTATTTGCACGTTGGACAAGCAATTGCATGAGATGGAAAATAGGTTCAACAATGACGCCATGGGGTTAATAACTCTTACTTCTGCTTTAGTTCCAAAAAGAATCCTTGAAGCGTGTGATATTAATCAAATTTGTCATCTTGTTAAGAAATATTATCCTCTGGATTTTACGGAACAAGAGAGGATTCGATTGAGATATCAGTTGGAACTTTTTGATATTGAATTGTCAAAGAACTCAAAGCTTCATGTTACTACTACAATTGCCGAATTGTGCAAGACTCTTGTGGAAACTCGGAAGTGTGAG ATGTCAGATGAATTTCTTGCAGATAACTTGGTGGTGAACATAGAAAGAGATATTGCTGAAAGATATGACTCGTAA